From Calliphora vicina chromosome 3, idCalVici1.1, whole genome shotgun sequence:
caatctatttaaacagttttgaaaagaagatgcaatttccaaaatattgatgtataatatgtctaccttattttgtccacgtgtcacagtaatgggattttttaaaagttttttgggaattgtgggattctcaataacaaatctaaatccaaattttcacttttgcattccgacaaaaaatgtctatataattgtaaaatttaattaaaaatattcataaaccaaaaagttatagcagtttaaaaatttaaattttcaacaaaaaataaaataaaaatgcatctttttttttcaaaaactcttctatgaagtttttaattttcaacaaaataaatacttatgatCTGCAACTAATCTGTAAGTGGGGATGTGATGGCTTAtcatcaaagttttttttttaatgtgatcGTCATCATTAGCTAATTATAACTAATGTCAATTGTGGATTGAGTAtgattatatattaattattcttCATGAGTTTCATAAAATAGGTTACCTGTAGTCAACGTTATATAGGTGAAGGTATATTTGGAAATTTACCTGTTCTATTAcctgtagtaaaaaaatagtattatgtatgaaatatgttttagggatatcccaggtatttcatattatatctgggattcattgttaaaaaagagttgcaatcgcttaatgtttgtacttatgtattatataagtacctaacattgaagttgttatggaagaaaataacttggtgatgaaatttcactagacatgttaatcattcgttcattactgtgacacgtggacaaaataagttagacatattatacatcaatattttggaaattgcatcttcttttcaaaaatgtttaaatagattgaaaattaaaaacttcatagaagagtttttgcaaaaaaaaagataaatttttttttattttttgttgaaaatttaaatttttaaactgctataactttttggtttatgaatattttttaattaaattttacaattatatagacattttttgtcggaatgcaaaagtttggatttagatttgttattgagaatcccacaattcagaaaaaactttccaaaaatcccaaaattgggatttttttgatttttggatctattgaaggtaccaagctcggggctatgaaatccctttgcatgatattgaagaacagattgggacatacaaaactggtcttaattttttgaaagcagctatgcgattttagaatatgttgtctaaagttgaaatttaaataataaataggtctacttcggaaggctctggaccacgcaataatacgaattttgatattattttgcttttataatatttcccgaaatgttatctttcagaaaaatataaacacattatttatttttttctcattttctgtataatttaaaattaatgtaggtacttttttcgaaaaaaaaatggcgaaaaaacgacttttttatttttttaagtttgaatgcacataacttttgactcagatattttttaacaattctttcttaagattattaataaatttgttgttaattcaaaaaaagatacttcaagaaaatcgggaaagaattggatccgttattagcgaaatggcagaccaaggtaggcaaaaaaaataaaattttacttttcaaatgcgaataactcgtaaactataagagataatatatggctaaagcaatgtttttgtagatctcgtctagtacattccatatatatctttcaaaaatttagcataatttttaatttttgatatacccgaggtgccccactttggctcggcccccccttggttgtttaagcccaaattcaaaacttaaacttatcgacacctcctctatagccatcgggctatccgtttagaagttacagatttatttccacttttttttttcagatcccccactgtggggcgtagggccgacatactcgaaaaatattacatgtttttataccaaaatgttcttcgtaaagataccttacagacaaatataaaattgttatatgttcttaaagaaagtttatttttagtaaaaaaagatTCAAGTCACTTTTTCGtccaaaaaaaaagcaaaaatcaactattttttgaatatttaaatttaaaatcgtttatttttggatctataattaatattgctctgaaatcttttgtatgttattcataatttagttgtctgaccaacaaaaaaattcgagtctaTTCGATCCAAAagtccgagctatatttttaaaaatgcggaccaaggtatgtcaaaatttttaaatttcaattttgaaatgcctataacgcggatattataagagataaatatcaCAAGCAAGAatgtttttcaagacctagccgagcgctttccaaaaatataaaaaacttatgtcgaaagtaccctactttgagcccccatagcgccgcccctggatcatttgttaggcccattttaataacttaaactcgaatactccttggctacccCCAAGGAGTATTTATACCGATCGgatgagccgtttagaaatgccagatttatttccaaaaaattttgattctgccccattgtGTACTAGAGACCAGTACAATAATGTATTATAGAATAATCAACACAATTAAAACCTCCAGTTTTGAAGCAAATGTATTGTATGTGTTTTGGCCCTTAAGAGCTTTACCAgctaatgtaaataaaacacaaacattttagtGAATCACTACTTACAACATATGTTTTGAATTTCCGccatggttttttttttttttttaaagagaagtaacactcaggcaattaatatgcctatatataattgtgttactttctttggaaaggggatagagtgtagaagaaaaggtggtgaaaggagaagaaaagctttttaattgacaactctgcaattgcgcgttatgtttattattagtgcaggttgcagcgcctgTGGTGATgagattttgtaataaatattattaatagaatacgactttttttccaaacttttttcattcatattaagaacattttcataaatattattaatttgtacatgacgcacatttttgctttttttacataaatttaataatattttataataaattgcattataattgtattgtgtaatgaattagttcaaaaatgtttgcataatagccatatattggccaatatttcaagatgaatcaacaatatctgaaattttaaaaatatcataaacatcctgttaaaaaaaatgtgtcaatttcgcgcatattttttcattttgaagctgaaaaacataaaaaaattccaaggaaattttcaaacatttttgaacaacataaaaatataaatgaaattgaaattatattttccaagccttctaaattttgtttgaaaacataaaatatgaaaaaaatcatgctATTTAAGAaagtattaataaatgttatgaattgaaatctatgaaatcaaatcataatatttatgttgaaacttttttctgtatatagaacAAGgcgaaatctaaaaaaaaattattcatcttttaaTCCTCAGTAAATacgttatttaatattataaaatgcgGTTTTATAACATTAAATAGTGTGccgataaaattaaataaaaaacacttaacgttaaaaaataaatgaattataaggtacaatttgttttaaaatttcaaatgtttcaaattaaattggGGAAATATTTTTAGTATCAAGTTTGtattgttcttttattataattttaaaaaatgtaaaactaatttttaatgtttaacaaaattactatttgactaaaaagtatttatgttgtatattttaatatgtacTTTCAGGCTATTTATGACATGCTTGGAGCATGTTCTTCAAATCGGCCAGCTGATTCTGCCGAAGAACGtgcgaaaaatatattttctaaaatggATGAAAATAATGATGGTCAATTAACGCAGGAAGAATTTTTAAAAGGCTGTCTTCAAGATGAAGAATTGTCGAAAATGTTGGCGCCCTAAATAATTAATCTCATTTATGTAAACATTACTTTTAAACTAATACTTCTTAATGATAAGCTATGCACAATAAACATGACTACTTAAAACAAACAATTCtgtatgaaaataattaaagcTATAATTGTACTTTCCACTATTTACTTAGTAAGGGTTTAAACGTTTGCCAACACGCTGCAACAACCAAAATCGGAATGGGATGAAACCAAAAGCAAATGAAAGCTTACGTTTTCCATAACAAAATCCTCAAGGCTTTTTTAGTTCAGCGCTAGATTTTTTTACACGCATTTGAAGTTAGTGATTTTGGAACGCTGGCTaacatgaacaaattttaatgaaatttgacatgcgaaaAGAGTAAGTGTTCCCAAAGTTGGACGGACACCTcggtatgttaaatatttaatacaatttcttcGTTTGCTCTCTgatctaaaagaaaaatacatgtATAGAATCTGCACGTTGAGCACTACAAAAACACTTGCCTTAGCTATCAATTAACTCTTATAGCtatgagatattcgcatttgataacagttttttgataacaacgGTTCCAAATactttttgcccaaaaaactagcgaaaaatttattttttttaattttttaaattcaaatgcatataactttggattaAGTaatggtttttaaacaattctttttttatttgacataaacatttgtttttagttcaataaaagaaaaaactggtgtaggctgggtaaaaatgttgaaaatttaattttcaaatgcgaatatctcctaagctataagagttAATTGATAGCTAAGACAAGggtttttgtagtgctcgacgaggagattctatacatgtatttttcttttaaatcagagagcaaacgaagaaatagtattgtattaaatatttaacataccgaggtgtcctactttgggaacccctggccGCGCgcttggtgggcccatgaggttcTAATTCAAGATTTTAATTCGACAACActtactcttttttttatttttatttatttacgaaAAACCAACCGAGCCCATAGGGCCATAGAGGCTGACTACAAAAATGAATTgcttatatgtacatatgtgtgtGTAAATAACTTCATATATGAtaattagggtgggtcaatttgttcgggcacaaaaaacgtggtaaagcgtatagcaaattcgtaatctacggaaaattctatgaactttttcagaagaaaccatggtgctaaaatcaaaatcgagcttccggttttttacgagcagatttggagctcaagacctcttttgctaggagacctcgggtatgttcaattttaaaaataatatttcttcgtttgtgttccgatttcaaaaaaattacatatatatagaatcttctcgtcgagtactacatataacatctcgtagctatatattctttatacatcttcttagaaatttttttagataacttaaaaagaataaaagcacctttttcccaaaaaaaataacgaaaaatcgccttttttaattttttgaaatttaagcataactttggactcagtcattatttttaatcaattttttctttatgttatatatacatttcttgttagtcctataaattaaaaatagagaaaatcagaaaatatttgaaaccgcggtcatcaaaaaactggagtagggtgggtaaaaatgttaaaaatgtattattcaaatgccaatatctcttacgctataagagataattgatagctacgagatgttatatgtagtactcgacgagaagattctatatatatgtaattttttttaaatcggaacacaaacgaagaaatattattatttttaaaattgaacatacccgaggtctcctagcaaaagaggtcttgagctccaaatcttctcgtgAAAAagcggaagctcgattttgattttagaaccatggtttcttctggaaaagttcttagaattttccgtagattaggaatttgctatacgcttagtagtcaaaaaaattgacccaccctaatgatAATATCTATTACcgctgtataatttaaaattcattgcaatctttaagaaaaaagtaataattacaTTAAATCACATTAGTGGATGCATATTCAAACAGCTGCGTCTTAAATGTTGTAAATTGTAAATCAAAACATCTAAGAACTCGAGGAAGAGAGTTCCAATGTTTAGCAACTCGCACATGAAAAGATCTTTCGTAAGTGGTTCGATTTATTATAGGAATTAGAATTTAAGGATTTCTGTCAGaatgcaaaaattcaaaagtATTTCTAACATATTCAGGGCAATTAGCTATTACTACCTTATAAAAGAACAATAACAATCGGATTTgaacaaaattcataaaagaGCAACCCAAGAAATCTCTAACATACTCAGACACATGATCATGCATTTTTAATTGATAGACATAACGTATTATTctattaaaaagtagtaaacacTTATTAAACTCCTAAGCATTACATCCAGAATAAActtcaatacaatacaataggTTAGACATTAGCAAAGAATGCACAATAGTTTTTCGAATAGAAAGTGGTAAAATACAGGAATATAATTTCCTTagagtaaaattaattttagagcTCAGAAAATTAATATGATGGGAAAAAGTTAGATGTTTATCCAGCTTAATA
This genomic window contains:
- the LOC135954437 gene encoding neuronal calcium sensor 2 isoform X2, whose protein sequence is MYDVDGNGVIDIQEMTKIVQAIYDMLGACSSNRPADSAEERAKNIFSKMDENNDGQLTQEEFLKGCLQDEELSKMLAP